The Caldicellulosiruptor changbaiensis genome has a segment encoding these proteins:
- the sigK gene encoding RNA polymerase sporulation sigma factor SigK produces MFYIENANSFPHPLSDEEEEMHLKKMWEGCVEARNILIEKNLRLVAHIAKKYTLSFPNLTDDIISVGTIGLIKAIETYSQEKNTRLSTYAAKCIENEILMYLRQNKKFLSQVSLENPIGSDKDGNEIMLIDVLQSDQDDIDDQVDVKIQIKNLLRKLDKILKGREKRIIELRYGLKNGKERTQMEVANLLGISRSYVSRIEKKALKKLYNELQKSCNESY; encoded by the coding sequence ATGTTTTATATCGAAAACGCAAACTCATTCCCCCATCCTCTTTCTGATGAAGAAGAGGAAATGCATTTAAAAAAGATGTGGGAAGGCTGCGTTGAAGCAAGGAACATTCTAATTGAAAAGAATCTGCGCCTTGTTGCTCATATTGCTAAAAAGTATACCTTGTCTTTTCCAAATTTAACAGATGATATTATTTCTGTGGGAACTATTGGACTTATTAAAGCTATTGAGACGTATTCTCAAGAAAAAAACACAAGGCTTTCAACATATGCAGCAAAATGTATTGAAAATGAGATATTGATGTATCTTCGCCAAAACAAAAAGTTTTTATCTCAAGTTTCGCTTGAAAATCCCATTGGCAGTGATAAAGATGGGAATGAAATAATGCTTATAGATGTTTTACAAAGTGACCAAGATGATATAGATGACCAAGTAGATGTGAAGATACAGATAAAAAATTTATTGAGGAAGCTTGACAAGATTTTAAAAGGTAGGGAAAAACGCATAATTGAACTTCGATATGGGCTTAAAAACGGCAAGGAAAGAACTCAGATGGAAGTTGCAAATCTTTTAGGGATATCTCGCTCATATGTGTCCCGGATTGAGAAAAAAGCTTTGAAAAAGTTGTACAATGAATTACAAAAGAGCTGTAATGAAAGCTATTAA
- a CDS encoding DUF402 domain-containing protein — translation MRLIRKRFYPEEEIDISSDEIVYMDDDVLITKWLPIKKREDIKWGASCVYLKKGIKISKVFDYNDRLLYTYCDIIDTHIDNDKIVTEDLLVDVIVFPDGSYKVADIDELICLRKENKISEEIVLMALERLNLLLNDLYNGFELDKVEEYLKKGVN, via the coding sequence TTGAGGTTAATTAGAAAAAGATTTTACCCTGAAGAGGAGATAGATATATCTTCTGATGAGATAGTTTACATGGATGATGATGTACTTATAACTAAGTGGCTTCCTATTAAAAAAAGAGAAGATATCAAATGGGGCGCTTCTTGTGTGTATCTTAAAAAAGGTATTAAAATTAGCAAGGTTTTTGATTATAACGATAGACTGCTATACACTTATTGTGATATTATAGATACGCATATAGACAACGATAAAATTGTAACAGAGGATTTGCTGGTTGATGTTATAGTTTTTCCAGATGGAAGCTACAAAGTTGCTGACATTGATGAACTAATTTGTCTTAGAAAAGAAAACAAGATTTCAGAAGAAATTGTTCTTATGGCGTTGGAGAGACTAAACCTTCTACTTAACGATCTTTACAATGGCTTTGAGCTGGACAAGGTTGAAGAATATCTTAAAAAAGGAGTGAATTAA
- a CDS encoding zinc ribbon domain-containing protein, which produces MFYCPKCGATIEKGQKVCTQCGESLEAKTSNNLQRTKREFFLEKYFDDQTKEFRVPSIKLKFDRKLLPWLYGIIGFLVFLILFVAVGKSIYSPQRVVNEFKEAVKNKDTKMLSQIIVHETGEQISQDNLKAFLELCQTKPEYINEVYKALDEAIQSISNSSSDKKNESLTDILSNLFSAHDYSNDFLLKPAGKGLIFFTKYKIAAKNYFLKVKCDTKDAKIFLNGKNITSVSDPSQEISIGPLIAGIYKIEAKYKGPYCTLEESEEEKLYSTEFSNYNQYSVELYLNPRYVEVESDFEDAEIILNGKPTGVLVKDASEFGPVSDESEFSAKIKLPWGEARTTSVKLGNWSNSITIPNTLSNDDTNNSTFEKVASVINDFEKSYRTAMTAQDPNKFLNISDELKQTFSSRIQELKDYKQKFTGKVTKTEFNFGTLQLFKDEEEKITLKVTAKIYYKDTVYSQDESSPQDIPEKVTTQVYTLVWDENAKNFVIVKIEAPWFYDWPKDGKIKEYKLDEGSV; this is translated from the coding sequence TTGTTTTACTGTCCTAAGTGTGGTGCTACAATTGAAAAGGGGCAGAAAGTATGTACTCAATGTGGAGAGAGCTTAGAGGCAAAGACATCGAATAATTTGCAAAGAACAAAGAGAGAGTTCTTCTTAGAAAAATACTTTGATGACCAAACAAAAGAATTTAGGGTACCAAGCATAAAATTGAAATTTGACAGAAAACTTTTGCCTTGGCTTTACGGAATTATAGGTTTCTTGGTGTTCTTAATATTGTTTGTAGCAGTTGGAAAGTCAATATATTCTCCCCAAAGGGTTGTGAATGAATTCAAGGAAGCTGTTAAAAATAAAGACACAAAAATGCTTTCCCAAATTATTGTTCATGAAACAGGTGAACAAATTTCACAAGATAATCTAAAAGCTTTCTTAGAGTTGTGTCAGACAAAGCCTGAATACATAAACGAGGTTTACAAAGCATTAGATGAAGCAATTCAATCAATTTCAAATTCATCTTCAGATAAAAAGAATGAATCTCTAACCGATATTTTATCTAATCTTTTCTCAGCTCACGATTATTCTAACGATTTTCTTTTAAAACCTGCAGGCAAAGGCTTGATTTTCTTCACAAAGTATAAGATTGCAGCAAAAAATTACTTTTTAAAGGTGAAGTGTGATACAAAGGATGCAAAAATATTCTTAAATGGCAAAAACATTACTTCAGTTTCAGATCCGTCGCAGGAGATTTCAATAGGCCCATTGATTGCCGGTATATACAAGATTGAAGCAAAATACAAAGGACCATATTGTACATTAGAGGAGTCTGAGGAAGAAAAACTCTACAGTACAGAATTTAGTAACTACAACCAATACTCTGTTGAACTTTATCTTAATCCTCGCTACGTAGAGGTAGAGTCAGATTTTGAGGATGCTGAGATAATTTTGAATGGTAAGCCAACCGGTGTTTTGGTAAAAGATGCTTCTGAATTTGGACCTGTAAGTGACGAAAGTGAGTTTAGTGCAAAAATAAAACTTCCATGGGGTGAGGCAAGAACAACTTCTGTAAAACTTGGCAACTGGTCAAATAGCATTACAATTCCAAATACACTTTCAAACGATGATACTAATAATTCAACATTTGAAAAGGTTGCTTCTGTTATAAATGATTTTGAAAAGTCTTACAGAACTGCTATGACAGCTCAGGATCCAAATAAGTTTTTGAACATTTCTGATGAATTAAAACAGACATTTTCAAGTAGAATTCAAGAACTAAAAGATTATAAACAAAAATTTACAGGTAAAGTCACAAAAACAGAGTTTAATTTTGGAACATTACAATTGTTTAAAGATGAAGAGGAAAAAATAACATTAAAAGTTACTGCGAAGATTTATTACAAAGATACAGTATATTCCCAAGACGAGTCTTCACCACAAGATATTCCTGAAAAAGTAACTACACAGGTTTACACTCTTGTATGGGATGAGAATGCAAAGAATTTTGTTATTGTTAAAATAGAAGCTCCATGGTTTTATGACTGGCCAAAAGATGGCAAGATTAAAGAATACAAATTAGATGAAGGGAGTGTGTGA
- the mltG gene encoding endolytic transglycosylase MltG — MKVKNKNVRVYIFIIGIITMSVLLLAILLKLQKPKTKEVYVEIPQNTSVKNVAMILKEKGIIKNPYLFMLYVKINNYKIAAGSYKLSSSMSYKELCEALQKGVVFKKTIRFTIPEGFTCVQIAKRLSSLGIVDEKKFLDEINNYNFDFRFKYSSKNVKYKLEGFLYPDTYEIYIGESEKDIIKRMLNRFLEVYNSIKHKKTTQLDDIQTVILASIVEKEAKKDFERPIIAGVFLNRLNQGIKLESCATVEYILPFHKEVLSYEDVKIRSPYNTYLYKGLPPSAVCNPGKESLLAALDPQKTDYLFFVAKKDGSHIFSRTYEEHLKAQKQLKEGKK; from the coding sequence ATGAAAGTTAAGAATAAAAATGTAAGGGTTTATATTTTCATAATCGGTATAATTACAATGAGTGTCCTGCTGCTTGCAATCTTGTTAAAGCTTCAAAAACCTAAAACTAAAGAAGTTTACGTTGAAATTCCGCAAAACACCTCTGTAAAAAATGTTGCTATGATTCTAAAGGAAAAAGGAATAATAAAAAACCCTTATCTTTTCATGCTCTATGTAAAAATTAACAATTACAAGATAGCAGCAGGAAGTTACAAGCTCTCTTCATCTATGAGCTATAAAGAGCTTTGTGAGGCTTTGCAAAAGGGTGTTGTGTTCAAAAAGACAATAAGATTTACTATTCCAGAAGGTTTTACTTGCGTCCAGATAGCAAAAAGACTGAGTAGTTTGGGAATTGTTGATGAGAAGAAGTTTTTGGATGAGATTAATAACTACAACTTTGATTTTCGGTTTAAATATTCTTCAAAAAATGTAAAATACAAGCTTGAAGGGTTTTTGTATCCTGATACATATGAAATATATATTGGTGAATCTGAAAAGGATATAATTAAAAGGATGTTAAATAGATTTTTAGAGGTTTACAATAGCATAAAACATAAAAAGACAACCCAGCTTGATGATATTCAAACAGTAATCCTTGCCTCAATTGTTGAAAAAGAGGCTAAAAAAGATTTTGAGCGTCCTATTATTGCAGGTGTGTTTTTGAACAGGTTAAACCAAGGGATAAAGTTAGAAAGCTGTGCGACAGTTGAATATATTCTACCATTTCACAAAGAAGTTTTGTCATATGAGGATGTTAAGATTAGATCGCCATATAATACATACCTTTACAAAGGGCTTCCACCTTCTGCGGTATGCAATCCAGGGAAGGAGAGTTTGCTTGCTGCATTGGATCCTCAAAAGACAGATTACTTATTTTTTGTTGCCAAAAAAGATGGAAGCCATATATTTTCAAGGACCTATGAAGAACATTTGAAAGCACAAAAACAACTAAAAGAAGGGAAAAAATAA
- a CDS encoding peptidase U32 family protein, protein MKVKRPELVAPAGDLEKLKVAIVYGADSVYIGGKEFGLRKYAGNFDFDSMKEGIEFAHRYGKKVYLTANIFARNEDIKKVDEFFDSIKDLGFDGIIVSDLGIFKKAKRLGIPIHISTQANTTNFESARFWYELGAKRIVLARELSLEEIKEIRQNVPQDLELEAFVHGAVCISYSGRCFLSAYMTYRDANRGECAHPCRYKYYIMEEKRPGQYFEVFEDVDGTYIFNSKDLCMVEHIDKLVKAGIDAFKIEGRMKSSFYVGTVVSVYRKAIDRYLQDPEHFEVDPQWLEEIAKCSHRSYTTNFYFGKPTHNDYKFDSSKYIREYEFIGIVKEVLEDGWAVVEQRNRFFRGDVAEVMLPDGTYFVQKLDNIFDLEGNPLDVVPHAQQLTKIKFDKPVVEFAMLRKKVEE, encoded by the coding sequence ATGAAAGTTAAAAGACCTGAGCTTGTTGCACCGGCGGGGGATTTGGAAAAACTAAAGGTTGCGATAGTGTATGGTGCTGATAGCGTTTATATAGGTGGCAAGGAATTTGGGCTGAGAAAGTACGCAGGAAATTTTGACTTCGATAGTATGAAAGAAGGTATAGAGTTTGCACACAGGTATGGTAAAAAGGTATATCTCACAGCAAATATATTTGCAAGAAATGAAGATATAAAAAAGGTTGATGAGTTTTTTGACAGCATAAAAGATTTGGGATTTGATGGAATAATAGTTTCAGATTTGGGTATTTTCAAAAAAGCAAAAAGACTTGGAATTCCTATTCACATAAGCACTCAGGCAAACACTACCAATTTTGAAAGTGCACGGTTTTGGTATGAACTTGGTGCAAAGAGGATAGTGTTGGCAAGAGAGCTTTCTTTAGAAGAGATAAAAGAGATTCGCCAAAATGTACCCCAAGATCTTGAACTTGAAGCTTTTGTCCATGGGGCTGTGTGCATTTCATACTCGGGAAGGTGTTTTCTGAGCGCATATATGACATACAGAGATGCAAACAGGGGTGAATGTGCACATCCTTGCAGATACAAATACTATATCATGGAAGAAAAAAGACCCGGTCAGTATTTTGAGGTGTTTGAAGATGTCGATGGAACGTATATATTCAACTCAAAAGACCTTTGCATGGTGGAGCACATTGACAAGTTAGTAAAAGCAGGAATTGACGCTTTTAAGATAGAAGGAAGGATGAAGAGCAGCTTCTATGTAGGAACAGTCGTGAGTGTATACAGAAAAGCAATTGACAGGTACTTACAAGATCCAGAACACTTTGAAGTTGATCCCCAGTGGCTTGAGGAGATAGCAAAGTGCTCACACAGAAGCTATACAACAAACTTCTACTTTGGAAAACCAACTCACAATGATTATAAATTTGACTCAAGCAAATACATTCGTGAATATGAATTTATTGGCATTGTAAAAGAAGTTTTAGAAGATGGCTGGGCAGTGGTTGAACAGCGAAATAGGTTTTTTAGAGGGGATGTAGCTGAAGTGATGCTGCCAGATGGGACATATTTTGTACAGAAACTTGATAACATTTTCGACTTGGAAGGCAATCCTTTAGATGTTGTACCGCACGCTCAGCAGCTTACTAAAATAAAATTTGACAAACCAGTTGTTGAATTTGCAATGCTTAGAAAAAAAGTAGAAGAATAA
- a CDS encoding DUF5680 domain-containing protein — MLDLLQRTIIEGRLSCYVKKTKEFNPYEKSDVYDWEFKKEINRYIFKDSYRGFNPYAGVEIIIEKDSNKVVWICDYVGYVLDKCPIGANQVYDFLKEARAKHLVECKDNLFKDFTYEKELLKYKSIFELKATGVLEKTDIYYDKELIAQHIASGIVKI; from the coding sequence ATGTTGGACTTATTGCAAAGGACAATAATTGAAGGAAGGTTGTCTTGCTATGTGAAGAAAACTAAGGAGTTTAATCCATATGAAAAATCAGATGTTTACGATTGGGAGTTTAAAAAGGAGATAAACCGATACATTTTTAAAGATTCTTATCGTGGATTTAATCCCTATGCAGGGGTTGAAATAATAATTGAGAAAGACAGTAATAAAGTAGTATGGATATGTGATTATGTTGGTTATGTTTTGGATAAATGTCCAATTGGTGCAAATCAAGTATATGATTTTTTAAAAGAAGCTAGGGCTAAGCATTTAGTGGAATGCAAGGATAATCTATTTAAGGATTTTACATACGAAAAAGAATTATTAAAATATAAATCGATATTTGAACTTAAAGCAACGGGAGTATTGGAAAAAACTGATATTTATTATGATAAAGAATTAATTGCCCAACACATTGCATCTGGAATTGTGAAAATATGA
- a CDS encoding O-methyltransferase, with translation MDISQDILNQFIRSKLTNIDRELLKIEEYAKKNNIPIVSREVSRLLTILTMLRKPKRILEIGTAIGYSALSMHIGFPEAKIISIEMDFDMVMQAKRNVKEFNAEDKITIIGGEAEEVLQAIDGEFDMIFFDAAKAQYIDYFNLTKDKMSKECLLVCDNVLFKGMVVGRRYLVRRMITIAKRMNKFIKMIEDDPEFVMTLLPISDGVLIAIKK, from the coding sequence ATGGATATATCCCAGGATATTTTAAATCAGTTTATAAGGTCAAAGCTTACAAATATTGACAGGGAACTTCTAAAGATTGAAGAATATGCCAAAAAGAATAATATCCCAATTGTTTCAAGAGAGGTTTCAAGACTTCTTACAATCCTAACAATGCTAAGAAAACCAAAAAGAATATTAGAGATTGGGACAGCTATTGGTTATTCAGCACTTTCAATGCACATAGGCTTCCCTGAAGCAAAGATAATTTCTATTGAGATGGACTTTGACATGGTTATGCAGGCAAAAAGGAATGTAAAAGAATTTAATGCAGAAGATAAAATAACTATCATCGGTGGCGAGGCAGAAGAGGTTTTGCAAGCAATAGATGGGGAGTTTGACATGATATTTTTTGATGCTGCCAAAGCCCAGTATATTGACTATTTTAATCTTACAAAAGATAAGATGTCAAAAGAGTGTTTGCTTGTATGTGACAATGTTCTTTTCAAAGGTATGGTTGTTGGAAGAAGGTATTTAGTAAGAAGAATGATTACAATTGCAAAGAGAATGAACAAGTTTATAAAGATGATTGAAGATGACCCAGAGTTTGTAATGACACTTTTACCGATTAGCGATGGAGTTTTGATTGCTATCAAAAAGTAG
- the typA gene encoding translational GTPase TypA has protein sequence MLTRRDDIRNIAIIAHVDHGKTTLVDAMLKQSGIFRENQMVEERVLDSNQLEREKGITIMAKNTAIMYKGIKINIIDTPGHADFGSEVERALVMADGVLLVVDAYEGPMPQTKFVLRKALQLKLKSVVVINKIDRPFARPYEVLDKVLDLFIELGADEDQLDFPYVFASAKEGIAKFDLEDESHNLEPLFEVIINNIPAPTGEIDAPFQMIVTSIDYDNYLGRIAIGKVVRGSVKLNQQVAVCTKQDGVLQKTRVTKLYQFEGLKRVECSEAKLGDIVAIAGIDGINIGQTVADAENPEALEFIKIDEPTISMIFSTNDSPFAGKEGEYVTSRHLRERLFKELERNVGLKVEETDSPDSFKVSGRGELHLAILIETMRREGYEFQVSKPQVITKIINGELYEPYEYLIIDVPEEFVGTVMEKLGPRRAQLQNMTILNDGFMRLEFIIPARGLIGFRAEFLTDTKGNGIMNHVFYDYMPYAGDIPERNRGALIAFETGEAVTYGLYNAQERGRLFIEPGTQVYEGMIVGESSRPEDIVVNVCKKKHLTNMRSATADEALRLTPPVKLSLEECIEFLAEDELLEVTPKSLRLRKKILNHEMRKKMEARAKKEEKEPVF, from the coding sequence ATGCTAACCCGAAGAGATGACATTAGAAACATTGCTATAATTGCCCATGTTGACCATGGCAAAACAACCTTAGTTGACGCAATGCTAAAACAAAGTGGAATATTCCGTGAAAATCAGATGGTTGAAGAAAGAGTTTTAGATTCAAACCAGCTTGAAAGAGAAAAAGGAATTACCATAATGGCCAAAAACACAGCCATTATGTACAAAGGCATAAAGATAAATATAATAGACACACCAGGCCATGCAGACTTTGGAAGTGAAGTTGAAAGAGCGCTTGTTATGGCAGATGGTGTGCTACTGGTTGTAGATGCCTATGAAGGTCCAATGCCACAGACAAAGTTTGTTTTAAGGAAAGCTTTGCAACTTAAACTCAAGTCAGTTGTAGTTATAAATAAAATTGACAGGCCATTTGCAAGGCCTTATGAGGTTTTGGATAAGGTCTTAGACCTTTTTATTGAACTTGGAGCAGATGAAGACCAGCTTGACTTTCCATATGTTTTTGCATCAGCAAAAGAAGGTATCGCAAAGTTTGATTTAGAAGATGAAAGTCACAATTTAGAACCACTGTTTGAGGTGATTATAAACAATATTCCAGCACCAACAGGTGAAATTGATGCACCTTTCCAGATGATTGTAACTTCAATTGACTATGACAATTACCTTGGAAGAATTGCAATTGGCAAGGTTGTAAGAGGCAGTGTAAAACTCAATCAGCAGGTTGCAGTTTGTACAAAACAAGATGGAGTTTTGCAAAAGACAAGGGTTACGAAGCTGTATCAGTTTGAAGGTTTAAAAAGGGTAGAATGTAGCGAGGCAAAGCTAGGTGATATTGTTGCAATTGCCGGAATAGATGGTATCAACATTGGTCAGACAGTGGCAGATGCAGAAAATCCAGAGGCTTTGGAGTTTATCAAGATTGATGAGCCAACAATCTCTATGATATTTTCAACAAACGATTCACCTTTTGCAGGAAAAGAAGGCGAATATGTAACTTCAAGGCACTTACGAGAGCGCCTTTTTAAGGAGCTTGAGAGAAATGTGGGATTAAAAGTTGAAGAGACTGATTCTCCAGATTCATTTAAAGTGTCAGGAAGAGGAGAGCTTCATTTAGCAATATTGATCGAAACTATGCGCAGAGAGGGTTATGAGTTTCAGGTTTCAAAGCCACAGGTTATAACAAAAATTATAAATGGTGAACTTTATGAGCCGTATGAATATTTGATAATTGATGTTCCAGAAGAATTTGTGGGCACTGTCATGGAAAAATTGGGTCCGCGAAGAGCACAGCTTCAGAACATGACCATCTTGAACGATGGTTTTATGCGACTTGAGTTTATAATACCAGCACGAGGTCTTATAGGTTTTAGGGCTGAGTTTTTGACAGATACCAAGGGAAATGGTATTATGAACCATGTGTTTTATGATTATATGCCATATGCTGGTGATATTCCAGAAAGAAACAGAGGAGCACTAATAGCTTTTGAAACAGGTGAGGCTGTAACATACGGACTTTACAATGCTCAAGAGAGAGGAAGGCTTTTTATTGAACCGGGGACACAAGTGTATGAAGGTATGATTGTTGGTGAAAGTTCAAGACCTGAGGATATTGTTGTAAATGTGTGCAAGAAAAAACATCTTACTAACATGCGCTCAGCAACTGCTGATGAAGCTTTGAGACTAACCCCGCCTGTAAAGCTTTCATTAGAAGAGTGTATTGAGTTTTTAGCAGAGGATGAGCTTTTGGAGGTCACTCCAAAGAGCCTAAGGCTCAGAAAAAAGATTTTAAACCATGAGATGAGAAAAAAGATGGAAGCAAGAGCTAAAAAAGAGGAAAAAGAGCCTGTATTTTAG
- a CDS encoding RCC1 domain-containing protein, translating to MISNARKNLKVRKKEKIKYILFLFLVSMILITLSTFYIKASNDMGKKIVYVDTGGNQNLAITENGELYEWELGGTLESRYLPTKVMEHVKIAKAGWAHVLAIDQSGNLYCWGNNEYGQLGDGTKESKTTPVKILGNVVAIAAGNYHSLAVTKNGDLYAWGLNDRGQLGNGTRVDCNKPIKIMTNVKDVAAGWYTSFAITKNGDLYGWGANEVGQLGDGSKIDKIKPVKIMSGVQSVSAGSNHVLALTKKGELYAWGYNNDSELGFDPGWGKNFSEKPVRVNFKDIKGISYIYAGESYSLLIDKNGVLWGLGRGYTDTIVIKNKFRQSNNGKLMEFKPVKIMSNVMLASGKLAVTKDKKLYIFCNNTGPFIFGAPERVDRPVLIMKNVSLCSAGADHSLALTKDGKLYGWGNNSYNQLGNGTKNPLCRPTKIDINVGEIIGILAGTQRSFLINKKGELFGWGSNINNTIDFSNNKIISKPKMVLKEIRQVDTNQNETFVVTKNGKMYALIFVVQAERDTLKWQIIKENRQKMYNITNNVDKISAGYQTLILKKDGTLYALKGKTSWKGSHTQIESYVIEKVLNNVVSMASGYDHCLAVTKDGSLYAWGSDPAHGEIGNGIAIPNLRIDKPVKVMDNVKMVAAGANRSFALTKNGEVYAWGFNLGTLGTDTDSWYEPRPVKVFEGAVWISCKGGHVLALTREGDLYGWGDNSLGQVGIGGIIIFKPTQVIIR from the coding sequence ATGATTAGTAATGCTAGAAAAAATTTAAAAGTAAGAAAAAAAGAAAAAATAAAATATATCTTATTTCTATTTTTGGTGAGTATGATATTGATAACATTGAGCACTTTCTATATAAAAGCATCAAATGATATGGGAAAGAAAATAGTATATGTTGATACGGGCGGTAATCAAAACCTTGCTATAACAGAAAATGGAGAACTTTACGAATGGGAGTTAGGTGGAACTTTAGAATCTCGATATTTGCCTACAAAAGTAATGGAACATGTTAAGATTGCAAAAGCCGGATGGGCACATGTATTAGCAATAGACCAGAGTGGGAATTTATATTGTTGGGGTAATAACGAGTATGGACAATTAGGAGATGGGACAAAAGAGAGCAAAACTACTCCTGTAAAAATTTTGGGAAATGTAGTTGCAATAGCTGCTGGTAATTATCATAGCTTGGCAGTTACAAAAAATGGAGATTTATATGCATGGGGACTCAACGATCGCGGACAGTTAGGAAATGGGACAAGAGTTGACTGTAACAAACCTATTAAGATTATGACAAATGTTAAAGATGTAGCAGCTGGATGGTATACAAGTTTTGCTATTACCAAAAATGGTGATTTATATGGATGGGGTGCAAATGAGGTTGGACAGTTGGGTGATGGCAGTAAAATAGATAAAATTAAACCAGTAAAAATAATGAGTGGGGTTCAAAGTGTTTCTGCAGGAAGTAATCATGTTTTGGCATTAACCAAGAAAGGTGAGTTATATGCGTGGGGCTACAACAATGATAGTGAGTTAGGATTTGATCCGGGATGGGGTAAAAATTTCAGTGAAAAACCGGTAAGAGTAAATTTTAAAGACATAAAAGGTATTTCATATATTTACGCAGGTGAATCTTACAGTTTGTTAATTGATAAAAACGGGGTATTATGGGGATTGGGACGAGGTTATACTGATACTATCGTAATCAAAAATAAGTTTCGCCAATCTAATAATGGTAAACTCATGGAATTTAAGCCTGTTAAGATAATGTCAAATGTTATGTTGGCATCTGGTAAATTAGCAGTGACGAAAGATAAAAAGTTATACATTTTTTGCAATAACACTGGACCATTTATCTTTGGTGCGCCAGAAAGAGTAGATAGGCCTGTTTTAATCATGAAAAATGTTTCTTTATGTAGTGCGGGTGCTGACCATTCTCTTGCTTTAACTAAGGATGGAAAATTATATGGATGGGGCAATAATTCATATAATCAGTTAGGGAACGGAACCAAAAATCCCTTATGTAGGCCCACAAAAATAGATATTAATGTTGGGGAAATTATAGGAATTTTAGCAGGAACTCAACGTAGTTTTTTGATTAATAAAAAAGGTGAACTTTTTGGGTGGGGAAGTAATATAAACAATACTATTGACTTTAGCAACAATAAAATAATTTCAAAACCTAAAATGGTATTAAAAGAAATTAGACAAGTAGATACTAATCAAAATGAAACATTTGTTGTAACAAAAAATGGTAAAATGTATGCGTTAATTTTTGTTGTTCAAGCAGAACGAGATACTCTTAAATGGCAAATTATCAAAGAAAACAGACAAAAAATGTATAACATAACAAACAATGTAGACAAAATTAGTGCAGGGTATCAGACTCTAATCTTGAAAAAGGACGGGACCTTATATGCATTGAAAGGTAAAACTTCATGGAAAGGAAGCCATACGCAAATCGAATCATATGTGATTGAGAAAGTATTGAATAATGTGGTATCAATGGCAAGCGGTTATGACCATTGCTTGGCTGTTACAAAAGATGGAAGTTTATATGCCTGGGGCAGTGATCCAGCTCATGGGGAAATAGGCAATGGAATAGCAATACCCAATCTTCGAATAGATAAGCCTGTAAAAGTAATGGATAATGTAAAAATGGTAGCTGCAGGTGCAAATAGAAGCTTTGCATTAACAAAAAATGGAGAAGTTTATGCATGGGGATTTAATTTGGGAACACTTGGAACTGACACAGATTCATGGTATGAACCCAGACCTGTGAAAGTGTTTGAAGGAGCTGTATGGATATCTTGTAAAGGAGGACATGTATTGGCATTGACAAGAGAAGGGGATTTATATGGTTGGGGAGATAATAGTTTAGGTCAAGTAGGAATTGGTGGTATTATTATCTTTAAGCCAACACAGGTAATAATACGGTAA